One stretch of Paramormyrops kingsleyae isolate MSU_618 chromosome 4, PKINGS_0.4, whole genome shotgun sequence DNA includes these proteins:
- the prmt5 gene encoding protein arginine N-methyltransferase 5 isoform X1, with protein sequence MMASASTGSRVSCGRDLNCVPEVADTLAAVAKLGFDFLCMPLFHPRFRREFEQDPARSRRGAQTRSDLLLCGRDWNTLIVGKLSPWIETDSELEMERRNSEAALVQELNFSAYLGLPAFLIPLKGPHCANLARVLLNHINTGHHSCMFWIRVPLVAPEDVRDDLIENDPMNHCTEASDDEQTWSWWHSFRSLCDYNKRVCLAIEIGADMPSDDVIDKWLGEPIKAAVLPTSIFLTNKKGFPVLSKAHQRIIFRLFKLEAQFIFTGTSRHSEKDFRSYLQYLEYLNQNRPAPNSYELFARGYEDYLQSPLQPLMDNLESQTYEVFEKDPIKYSQYQQAVYKCLLDRVPEEEKDTNVQVLMVLGAGRGPLVNASLRAAKQADRKLRIYAVEKNPNAVITLENWKFEEWGDQVTVVSCDMRQWAAPEKADIIVSELLGSFGDNELSPECLDGAQHFMKDDGVSIPSSYTSFLAPLSSSKLYNEVRGCRERDKDPECHFETPYVVRLHNFHQLAEPKPCFSFSHPSTDMNNNRYQCLRFSVGCNSVLHGFAGYFESTLYKDVTLSIKPETHSPGMFSWFPILFPLKQPISLSRGDHVSVRFWRCNNGKKVWYEWAVTEPVCSAIHNPAGRSYTIGL encoded by the exons ATTCGACTTCCTGTGCATGCCGCTGTTCCACCCACGCTTCAGGAGGGAGTTTGAACAGGACCCGGCTCGGTCCCGGCGTGGCGCTCAGACGCGCTCCGACCTGCTGCTGTGCGGGAGAG ATTGGAATACGTTGATAGTGGGCAAGCTGTCGCCATGGATCGAGACGGATTCCGAGCTGGAGATGGAAAGAAGAAACTCGGAGGCG GCTTTGGTGCAAGAGCTGAACTTCTCTGCCTACCTCGGCCTGCCAGCGTTCTTGATCCCATTGAAGGGCCCCCACTGTGCCAATCTGGCCCGTGTTCTGCTCAACCACATCAACACGGGCCACCATTCCTGCATG ttCTGGATTCGTGTGCCTCTGGTGGCTCCTGAAGACGTCCGCGATGACCTCATCGAGAACGACCCAATGAATCACTGCACCGAAGCCAGCGACGATGAGCAGACCTGGTCTTG GTGGCATTCGTTCAGGTCACTCTGCGACTACAACAAGAGGGTCTGCCTGG CCATTGAGATCGGGGCAGACATGCCCTCAGATGATGTGATCGACAAGTGGCTCGGCGAGCCAATCAAAGCAGCCGTTCTGCCAACTAGCATCTTCCTGACCAATAAGAAGGGGTTTCCTGTCCTGTCTAAGGCCCATCAACGAATAATATTCCGCCTGTTCAAG CTCGAGGCCCAGTTCATCTTCACTGGGACCAGCCGCCACAGTGAAAAGGATTTCCGATCCTACCTGCAGTACCTGGAGTACCTGAACCAGAATCGACCCGCCCCCAACTCCTATGAGTTATTTGCGAGAGGCTATGAGGATTACCTTCAATCCCCTCTGCAG CCCCTCATGGATAACCTGGAGTCCCAGACGTACGAGGTGTTTGAGAAGGATCCCATTAAATACTCCCAGTACCAGCAG GCTGTGTACAAGTGCCTGCTCGACAGAGTCCCAGAAGAGGAGAAGGACACCAACGTGCA GGTTCTGATGGTGCTGGGGGCCGGGCGGGGCCCCTTGGTCAACGCCTCCCTCCGCGCGGCGAAGCAGGCCGATCGGAAGCTCCGCATCTACGCCGTGGAGAAGAACCCCAACGCCGTCATCAC GCTGGAGAACTGGAAGTTCGAAGAGTGGGGCGATCAGGTGACGGTGGTCTCCTGCGACATGCGGCAGTGGGCGGCGCCCGAGAAGGCCGACATCATCGTCAGCGAGCTGCTGGGGTCCTTCGGAGACAACGAGCTGTCTCCTGAGTGCCTGGATGGGGCACAACACTTCATGAAGG ATGATGGGGTGAGCATCCCCAGCTCCTACACCTCCTTCCTGGCCCCGCTGTCGTCCTCCAAGCTGTACAACGAGGTGCGGGGGTGCCGCGAGCGCGACAAGGACCCCGAGTGCCACTTCGAGACGCCCTACGTGGTGCGGCTGCACAACTTCCACCAGCTGGCCGAGCCCAAGCCGTGCTTCAGCTTCAGCCACCCCAGCACGG ATATGAATAATAACCGGTACCAGTGCCTGCGGTTCTCAGTTGGCTGTAACTCTGTGCTCCACGGCTTCGCCGGATACTTTGAGTCGACGCTGTACAAAGACGTGACTCTAA GTATCAAACCAGAGACCCACTCACCTGGAATGTTTTCCTGGTTTCCCATATTGTTCCCGCTCAAA CAGCCAATCTCCCTGTCGCGGGGAGACCACGTCAGCGTGAGGTTCTGGAGGTGTAACAACGGCAAGAAGGTGTGGTACGAGTGGGCCGTGACGGAGCCCGTCTGCTCTGCCATCCACAACCCAGCCGGTCGCTCCTACACCATCGGCCTATAG
- the prmt5 gene encoding protein arginine N-methyltransferase 5 isoform X2, with the protein MPLFHPRFRREFEQDPARSRRGAQTRSDLLLCGRDWNTLIVGKLSPWIETDSELEMERRNSEAALVQELNFSAYLGLPAFLIPLKGPHCANLARVLLNHINTGHHSCMFWIRVPLVAPEDVRDDLIENDPMNHCTEASDDEQTWSWWHSFRSLCDYNKRVCLAIEIGADMPSDDVIDKWLGEPIKAAVLPTSIFLTNKKGFPVLSKAHQRIIFRLFKLEAQFIFTGTSRHSEKDFRSYLQYLEYLNQNRPAPNSYELFARGYEDYLQSPLQPLMDNLESQTYEVFEKDPIKYSQYQQAVYKCLLDRVPEEEKDTNVQVLMVLGAGRGPLVNASLRAAKQADRKLRIYAVEKNPNAVITLENWKFEEWGDQVTVVSCDMRQWAAPEKADIIVSELLGSFGDNELSPECLDGAQHFMKDDGVSIPSSYTSFLAPLSSSKLYNEVRGCRERDKDPECHFETPYVVRLHNFHQLAEPKPCFSFSHPSTDMNNNRYQCLRFSVGCNSVLHGFAGYFESTLYKDVTLSIKPETHSPGMFSWFPILFPLKQPISLSRGDHVSVRFWRCNNGKKVWYEWAVTEPVCSAIHNPAGRSYTIGL; encoded by the exons ATGCCGCTGTTCCACCCACGCTTCAGGAGGGAGTTTGAACAGGACCCGGCTCGGTCCCGGCGTGGCGCTCAGACGCGCTCCGACCTGCTGCTGTGCGGGAGAG ATTGGAATACGTTGATAGTGGGCAAGCTGTCGCCATGGATCGAGACGGATTCCGAGCTGGAGATGGAAAGAAGAAACTCGGAGGCG GCTTTGGTGCAAGAGCTGAACTTCTCTGCCTACCTCGGCCTGCCAGCGTTCTTGATCCCATTGAAGGGCCCCCACTGTGCCAATCTGGCCCGTGTTCTGCTCAACCACATCAACACGGGCCACCATTCCTGCATG ttCTGGATTCGTGTGCCTCTGGTGGCTCCTGAAGACGTCCGCGATGACCTCATCGAGAACGACCCAATGAATCACTGCACCGAAGCCAGCGACGATGAGCAGACCTGGTCTTG GTGGCATTCGTTCAGGTCACTCTGCGACTACAACAAGAGGGTCTGCCTGG CCATTGAGATCGGGGCAGACATGCCCTCAGATGATGTGATCGACAAGTGGCTCGGCGAGCCAATCAAAGCAGCCGTTCTGCCAACTAGCATCTTCCTGACCAATAAGAAGGGGTTTCCTGTCCTGTCTAAGGCCCATCAACGAATAATATTCCGCCTGTTCAAG CTCGAGGCCCAGTTCATCTTCACTGGGACCAGCCGCCACAGTGAAAAGGATTTCCGATCCTACCTGCAGTACCTGGAGTACCTGAACCAGAATCGACCCGCCCCCAACTCCTATGAGTTATTTGCGAGAGGCTATGAGGATTACCTTCAATCCCCTCTGCAG CCCCTCATGGATAACCTGGAGTCCCAGACGTACGAGGTGTTTGAGAAGGATCCCATTAAATACTCCCAGTACCAGCAG GCTGTGTACAAGTGCCTGCTCGACAGAGTCCCAGAAGAGGAGAAGGACACCAACGTGCA GGTTCTGATGGTGCTGGGGGCCGGGCGGGGCCCCTTGGTCAACGCCTCCCTCCGCGCGGCGAAGCAGGCCGATCGGAAGCTCCGCATCTACGCCGTGGAGAAGAACCCCAACGCCGTCATCAC GCTGGAGAACTGGAAGTTCGAAGAGTGGGGCGATCAGGTGACGGTGGTCTCCTGCGACATGCGGCAGTGGGCGGCGCCCGAGAAGGCCGACATCATCGTCAGCGAGCTGCTGGGGTCCTTCGGAGACAACGAGCTGTCTCCTGAGTGCCTGGATGGGGCACAACACTTCATGAAGG ATGATGGGGTGAGCATCCCCAGCTCCTACACCTCCTTCCTGGCCCCGCTGTCGTCCTCCAAGCTGTACAACGAGGTGCGGGGGTGCCGCGAGCGCGACAAGGACCCCGAGTGCCACTTCGAGACGCCCTACGTGGTGCGGCTGCACAACTTCCACCAGCTGGCCGAGCCCAAGCCGTGCTTCAGCTTCAGCCACCCCAGCACGG ATATGAATAATAACCGGTACCAGTGCCTGCGGTTCTCAGTTGGCTGTAACTCTGTGCTCCACGGCTTCGCCGGATACTTTGAGTCGACGCTGTACAAAGACGTGACTCTAA GTATCAAACCAGAGACCCACTCACCTGGAATGTTTTCCTGGTTTCCCATATTGTTCCCGCTCAAA CAGCCAATCTCCCTGTCGCGGGGAGACCACGTCAGCGTGAGGTTCTGGAGGTGTAACAACGGCAAGAAGGTGTGGTACGAGTGGGCCGTGACGGAGCCCGTCTGCTCTGCCATCCACAACCCAGCCGGTCGCTCCTACACCATCGGCCTATAG